In Carettochelys insculpta isolate YL-2023 chromosome 10, ASM3395843v1, whole genome shotgun sequence, the DNA window CGTTGGCTTGGTTCTACTCCAGGCCACCAGAGCCTCACCCAACCCGCTTCTCCCCATCCGGGCTGGAAGCAACAGGAGCCGGCCCTGGCATGTTCGCCAGCGTCACGACCACCTCGCCAGGGCCTGCAGCTACCCCAGGGCACTCGGCATCCTCCACCGTGTCCACAGGCGGCTCTCGTTCTCCAGCCTTTGGAGGGACCGAGCCAACTTCTGCAGCGTTGctgtctccagctgcagctgcccgcacCCCTCCCACCGAGGGCCCTGGTTCTGAGACCGACAGGCCAGGGCACAAGGGATCTCGTGCGCCCGATTCCCCTGGAGAGAGCCGCACAGGAGGGACACCTGCCTTGGCAGGTGGAATGTCCCCACCTGCCTTTGTTgcttggggggaagaggtgggttcCCCAGGGCCTGCAGAGACCAAGGGAGAGGGACTCGCTCCCAGGACATCCACTGGCATTACAGGCTCCGATCGCACGGCTCCGGCAAGCCAGGGGGTCATTGCCCCTACGGGTGTGTCAGGGTCAACCGCAAACGAGGAGCCCCCAGGGTCTGCGGTGGAGCCAAGCAGCCGGACACATCCCTGGCGCACAGACGCAGAACGGAGTCCGGCTGCCACAGAGGCCCCAGCCGCAGGACATACAGGGCCTTGGTCCAGGGCTAACAGTTCCCCGGAACCTGGCCCCGAGATGGCCACACCAGCGTGGCCAGGAGACCCGCTCCCCTCACCCAGGACCTCCGGCTTAGAGACGGAGAATGCAGGATTCTCCTTGGCTGGGTCCTCTGCTggttctcctcagcccccctctgcagggactgcagcacccactgctcccagggcaggtATGGACGGAGCAGCCCTGGCCCCGCCGGCCGCAGGCCCAGCAGGAGCGCACCTCTCTGGAGGTTTTGTGGGCGGGTACGTGGCTCCCTCCTTGGCAGAGCTAGAGAGGGAGGCGGCCACAGCCCCCCCTGCTGAcacccagcagggagcaggccCCTCTCCCCGGGGTGCAGAGCTGAGCCCGGCGGCCATGGCTGAGCTGCCCACGGGAGACCCCGGAGTGATGGCTAGAGCGTCACCTCAGCCCTCCTGGGCCCAGGAGACAGGCCTTCCGCCTACCCTCTCCAGAAAGGGTGGGGAGGCGGCTGGGCCACTCGCCACGGCACATGGAGAaaccccccatcccagccccaatgtCCCAAGCGCAGCGAGTCCCTCACGCCCCGTCCCAGAGCCGAGTCCCGGAACCGCAGTAGCTCTGCCTGCCGGAGAAGCAGCCGctttggccagggctgtggcagccCCTCAAGTGCCCCTCAGCGAGGGGACTGTGGCGGGAAGAGGGGCTCCTTCAGGCGGGACCTCCCCGTCTGCCTTTGCAGCTGCCAGTGTGGCCCCGGCTGAGCTGGGCAATGCCGGCCAGGCCACAAGTCACTTGCCCGGTGCTCTGGGCTCTCCCCGGCCAGCTCCTGCGAGAGAGGCGGCTGTGGCCAAAGAGGGAACGTTCACGTCTGTCTTCGCAGGGTCAGGGGACCCAGCCTCTCTCCCCTCCATCTCTGACTCTGCCCCTCCATCTTCAGTGGGCGACAGCCTGCTCCCCACGCCTGCCGCCGCAGCAGGGCGAGGGGACGCGGCTGGTTCCACACCCACCGCCCACAAGGAAACGGCAACATCGCCTGCCAACACCATGCCTGAAACAAGACCCTCGCCCGCCCCGGCCAAGGCAAGTCCAGCCGGCCGGGCAGAGCTGTCCCCGGGAGAAAGAGGAGCCGTGGCCGGTGCTCGGACCACCCTGTATTCATCCCCAGGGGCTGTGGAAGCAACAGGCCTACACGCCCCAGCAGGAGACACATCCCCAGCTGCCATGGCCTCTCCCTGGGAAACCACTGCTGGGCCCTCTGCGGCACAGACTGAGCAGCTGGGATCTCCGACGACCTCCTTTTTGGGGTCCCCATCGCCATCGCCACAGACAGTGTCCAGGCCAGCTGGGACGGTGAACGCCGCAGCCTTCCCTGCCAGCAACTCAGCTGTCCCCAGAGCATCAAGAGGACCACTAACTACACCTGGCGTGGCCTCCTCTTCTGCTCCCTCTGtcctgggctccagctccccttccctccactgGGAGAAGGGCCTAACGCCACCACAGCAGGGAGCTAACGTGGGTTCAGCTGATGCATCACACAAGTCTCCTGCCACAACTTCGGGGCCCTCCGGTGGATGGGCAGAGACCCCGGCTCCCCTCGCTGGACTAACAGGTATGTCCCAAGTGGTAGCGAGTGTCCTGAGATGGGACTGTGGCTGACACAGTCCTTTCTGGGGACTGCCACCATCCCACGGTGCTCAGCTCAGTCCCACCGGCtctgtgagctgggctggggtcccccaggctctgattTGGGGCATGCTGCGGGGCCTGTTTGCTGGGACGAGGAGGGCAGGTGTCATGGTGGCCTGGTGGAAGCCATGTTGGTTTTACGGAGGCCTGTTATGAAGGGTTGCTCCGGGCAGTCTGCGAACGCCTTGGTTTCGAAACGAACGTGATGATCTCAGCCCTTGCAACGGGAACCTCGTGACATGTCGCTAGTCTGTGGTGTGttggcccagccccaccacacaatGACCAAGGGCCCACCAGGACTTTGTTGGCCAGCGCAGGCCTGGGAGAAGAGCTGATCTCTGACTTTGCAACCCAGCCTGTCCCATCTGCAGCTGGCAGCGGGAACAGAGCGTAGCAGAGGCCAGTCAGGCGCTCCACTCTCTGGCCACATGTCAGGCAGTCCAACAGTTAACGTGGACCATTTGTGGCTGTCATGAGTGGCAGAGGTGGTTAAAAATCCCACCTGTGAAATAAACGTCCAGGTGAGCCGTGCCTGATTCCTGCTCCCAGCAGACCTCTCTCCCGAAATACCGCTCTGGTTGTGTCAACGGCCCTTCGGTCCCATACCggagctggggctgagcagggagaacaatttattcctcccatgcaTGGGAAACATTAGCAGGAACATGGAGCTGTGCCTCTTCTTGGGATGGGTGAGATTAATGGGTCTGGGGCCAAcaacctggggtgggggctgggtttgactccatgggggggcggggcctggggagaATGGGTGGAGCTAGAGCttgcctgccccagctggccgttcacccaccacccatggcagccgGCCCGTGCGCGCGGGGCACATCTCAGACACGCTGAGCGAGCCTCGGATGCCGCCTTTCAGCCTGAGCGTGAGTCGGTGGAGCACAGCTCTGCGGTTCCCATTTCATTTCACAAACTGGCACCAGCCGGTCGCCCTAGTGCTTGgcctgctcacctgcctctgTCCGCGCCGGCGCCCCACCTTGGCAGACAGCCCAACCCGGTGCTTGTTTCGGCCCTAGGGCTGCGCGAGCTGTGGCTGTACAGCCTGGCTAGTCACGAGCGTGTGAAGTACCCAGCGAGGTGCCTGGCCTGGCTCCGCATGCAGCACGAGCCAGCGCGCTGGAACAAGGACTGGCCCGCGTGCCCCTGTTCCCTGGCCTCCGGAGCACTGGATCCACGCTTCCGACAGAGCAGAGGTGAGGCGTGCTGATGGGGCCAGGCTGGCGGGGCCGTTAGATCCAGCCCTCGCctctccctggggctctgggctcgCTTCTCCAGAATGGCGCTGAGCCAACGGCTTAGCCACGGTCCCCTTCATCCGCACAATGCCCCTGGGGCGGGCGGGCAAGCGTTGCTCGGTGGCGCTGTCCACAGCGGGGAGACTGAGGTGCTGCAGGGTCCATGACCCTGCTGCCCATGGTGCTCGGAGACACGTCAAagccaggccctgccagcctggtGCCCAGCCCCTCATGGGTCCCTTGGCACGGGAattgccccagtgctcagctgccTGCATTGCACCTGGCGCCAACCTCAGCTGCCCTCTGGGTTTTACCCATTATTGTGGGCTGGggactcccacccccagctgcctttGCTGCTGGCGTGTGGGCAGATGTGGGAACAGGGGACCCAGGGGCTTTTCGGGGTCCCCAGGGCCTGCGGCAGCTCCATGCACAATGCCCACTGATGGGGTGCGTGTCTGAGGCCGCAGCCCCCCATGAGCAAGGAGCCCCATTGCATGGCGGGCAGGCAGGCCCGGAGGAGCTGTGTGAGAACTGGCTCTCGAGACACCTGAGCCAAAGCCCTCGGAaatcgggggtgggggacatTTCCCGGCCTTCGCTGGCCTttgcagcaggctgcagctggggccttcggcactgcctggctccaggacccGTCCGTGCCCTGAAATGGAACGGTGGCTCCATGCAGGTCCGGCGGGCGTGACCGTTCTGTACGCAGCCTCCCCGAAGCAGCACGGCACTGGGGTGCGCTGCCTCTACAACAGTCGGGAGGAGCTTGTCAAAGGGTGGCAGGACAGAGCCTGGAAGGCCTCCGGCCAGCGGTCCCCATCCCACGGTAAGGACGGCCCAGGGGGTTTGGCAGCTTCCCCTGCCCACCGTATGACGGGccagtgccctggggcctgtgccaGGGAAAGGAGGCGCTTTCCTGGCGTCCGGAGCCATGAGCCCAGGTGACGCCTGGCCGGTGTGAGTCCCACCCTGCGAATGGCTGGTGGCCCCAAGCGGTTAGTGACCCTTTGGGAAAAGCCTGGGTCTGCCGTGGCCGCCCTGCTCGCGCCCTGCCAGTTAGCCTCACGCAGCCGCAGCTCTGGATCCATGGGCTCACACTGTCACCCAGCGAGGGCTCAGCCTGGGCCGGCAAAATGCCCCTCTAGTGCCAAGGGGGCAGGagttcccctccccagccaagcacacacccccctgccccttgcAAGGTTCGTGAGTTGTTTCACCCCCACTGCACTTCACTTTcgccctggccctggggggagCCGGCCATGGGCCTGTCAGCCGCCCCGAGAGCGCTGGGGGGTTCAGGGCACCCAGGGCTGGCAGTCGGCTGGGTTGTACCCGTTCTGTCTGTAACACAGCGCTGTACCTGCCATCCCCAGACCCTGCGCTGGCGCTGTACGCCTGGTGCTGTGGGCAGCcgggcagcccccagctctgtgctcggTACAGCCCGAAGAGACCCGAGATCAGCTGCGCTGGCTCCCGGCTGCCAAAGCCAGGTGAGCGTGGGGCACTGAGGAGCTGGGCCGAACCTGCGCGTTACCGGTCTGGGCGGGCTGATTGTCAGGGCCCCATTTGCCAAGTAACAGCCCCAGACACCAGGCTGGGGCACGTTCTGCCGCCATCAGGTTGCTAGTTTCACCACTTTAAGCTAGGGGCCACTGCATGCCTGGCCTTGCAGCCCCCCACCAGGGACTGTTGGCCTCTGGAGCTGGGCGGCCCCCATGGATCTTAGGGGCCATAGGGCCCTGCTTGTGCCTGGGTCTTTGGGCAGACATGGGCcagggcagcggtggggggcGAAGGGGCTCTGACCAGCCCTGGACCTCGGCTCTGCATCGTGCCTGTCCGTGCTCAGTGCTTCTGGCcgcggtggggctggggaggctagactggggtggggggtcactgaTGGGCGCCGGCACTGCCTGTCTTGGCACcggctctgcttttgcctgcatGGAGCATCACTCGTCCAGGCTGCGGGCTCCCTCGTCGGCAGTGCCAAGTGGCGGCTGctagtgctggggtgggggtaatGCACTGGGCTGTCGCCTCACTTCGCTGTTGCTCTTGCTTGGCACCACCAGGGCCGTCCTCCGCGGAGGCAGAGAGCGACTCGGAGGAAGGAAGAGGTGAGCCGGCACTGGGCCAGGCCGGGCTtcgtgctcctgctgctgctttgggcctgtgccctgggcccccagctcGCCAGCCGGCACagcagcttgcagggctgggcgccgcgggcagagctgggggagctggagcacagggtgtgctagtgcaagtgtgtgtgtgtgagagcgagCGAGCGCATGAGCACTTTGTGTGGCTTGTAGCTGTGCTGCCCCCTTTGGGGTTCCCTTCTAGCCTCGGTTCCTggcagctctgccagccctgggctctgccagtTGTGGCCTGGGGCGAAGGCCCTGAACTCCAGTAGGTGGGAGGTGCTACCTGGGCGGCTCCAGGACCAGTTCATTCGGGCCCTGTGTTCTCCacgggcagggagccagaaccaACCGCTCTGCTGGTATTGTGtgacccccattcccccccccccccccgggacacGTGTCACTGGTCACACACACATGGGCCACGGCTGCCTCTACAGCGTGGAACCtggccaggctgtgcctggcACGAGCCGGCCCAAGCTTAGCCCACGTGGGCTGTTCTGCAAGCCTCGGGCAACCAGCCCCCCCATGCCCGGCTCCGGGGCAGGCCTTGCTGTGAATGATGCCCAGCCCGGGCTGCTGCTTCGTCAGCAGACCCCTGAGGCTGTGTTTGTGCATTACAGACTGAGGCGCCAGCTACTCCTGGGCCGGCCTCGCCCCTCCAGGTCCTGCGCTGCTCAATGGCAGCAGGGAAGCAACTCCAGGACCCCCTCGTGGGCAGCAGAATGGAGCGGGTGGTCCTGATTCACACGGCTGGGGGGCTGCCATGCCGCGGGGCTTCGCAAGAGGGGCAAAAACCACGTCCTGGGAGCAAATAAAGGCTTGGAAGAGACTGGGCATGGTGGTGCATGCGCCTGCAGGGGGTCGAGGCACAGCCGGGCCGACCCGGCAGCTGTGGGGCACTTACCATTTAAACCCCAGAGCAGGCGACCAGCCAGGCCTGTCCTGTGACTGGGGAACACGCTGCACGGAGCTGGGCACAGAGCCGGGTTCTCTCCCAGGCCCGCAGCCCCTGCGCCCACTGCTTGGACAGGGGCTCTGCCCTCGTACCTGTAGTTTTGGCCCAACCCCATGGCTCAAGAAGCCGGGGGCCGGCTCAGAAAAGAGGCTGGGGTGGAAGTTCCTCTATCCATCCGGGGAAGGGCACGACGGGCTCTGCCAGGCGAGACTCCACCAAGCCGCCCGTGTCCTGGCTGCGGCTGGGGCCGAGGGCAGAAGCTGTGGGCCCACGCTGGGGGCAGTTTCTGCTGGCTGCCTGGTGAGGCCCTGATCCTCTATCCCAGCCGTGCCCACTCCTGCCAATCCCCACAGACACCCGCGCCCTGCGCCAACTAGCAGCAGAGCAGCCGGTGGCAGTGCAGAGCGGCCTGGCCTGGCGGTGATGGGCCCTGGCACACACAACCCTCGCCCCGGAGACAAGGCGGCCGAGCTCAGGACGTGCTGCCCCGTGGGTGGCTTCAGCAGCAGCGTTCGAGCCCCTTCCTAAGGCTGGAGCACCGGCCACTGGAGTTAGTGGTTggcagctgcctgaggccacccATGGCCTGGGCTTCTCCGCTGGCTGgatccaccccccacacccacagccgggccaaggccctgccccagccctgcactgcccgCCTGCTCCCAATGGCAGAGGTTGGGGCTGATGGGTTGGTGCCTGGTGGGTTCCAGGTCATGGGCAGCTGAGAACGAATTCAGGCTCTGGCTGTGCTCAGGGTGGCCGCGTCCCTCAGCAGgaaccagccccatggcccctgccctgctgggggttGGGCCAGGCCGGCGCTGGCTGGCTCGTGGTCGTGCAGCGCCCAGGCCAACGAGCCCTGAGCTCAGCTGGCACCGCTGGACACGACCGGCGCTTGACACCGGCGGCTCAGACCGCCCGGCAGCGCAGCAAGAGGGCGGCTGGCTGGGAGGCCCATGGGCAgtaacagcccagccctggccaagcAGCAACCGGGCCGCCCGCCCTCGCGGCCCAGCTAAGCTCTGGCCCAGTGGGGTGAGGGCTCAGGACGCCCTGCAGTggggtgccccaggcccagcctggcGCCATTCAGACCCAGCCGCGGCTCCCCACAAGCCACACCATGACTCCCAACTCCCCGCAGGGCCCCGGCAGAGGGAGCACCCACCCCGGGCTCTGTAACGCGGAAGGCACCGCATGACGcgggtgggagccaggcacccccatccgcAGCCATGAGCCAGGTGTGGCcgaggctggtgctgctggcacaCAGCCAACTGGGGGGGGGGAACCCCGCTGGTCCCCTGCAGAGGCCTGGGGAGTGTAGAAGGCCCAGCCCCCCTGGGGCCGGGGGGCACTCACTCCCACTGGGGCGGAGGCACAGGCAGAAGTGGGGAGACCGCAggcaggaggggtgagggggttCCCCCCCcgctctggcctggggcccttAACCCACTACTGCTGCCCTGAGCCAGCACATGGCCCCGAGCTCTGCCCAGGGGCGGTGCCAAGCCAGCCTGCGGTGAACACTGACGCGCACCAACCCCACCCTGTCCAACCCGCCAGGCGTC includes these proteins:
- the LOC142018547 gene encoding uncharacterized protein LOC142018547 isoform X1 → MGTRSRSPRPVLGGWLWLLYACAGLGPGSAAPKRQLPPADWSTPGAGSPSMAEGGWLPAAAATETAGTGAAGSASALSDVAASTPGAVLSAESPVPSRPAGAAGASSPAEVETATSVPALTVSPVPVVDGETAAPPIEPEAGAAEGLPEGAAVWASATNPPDNGTGVTTPAAEAAAALAWFYSRPPEPHPTRFSPSGLEATGAGPGMFASVTTTSPGPAATPGHSASSTVSTGGSRSPAFGGTEPTSAALLSPAAAARTPPTEGPGSETDRPGHKGSRAPDSPGESRTGGTPALAGGMSPPAFVAWGEEVGSPGPAETKGEGLAPRTSTGITGSDRTAPASQGVIAPTGVSGSTANEEPPGSAVEPSSRTHPWRTDAERSPAATEAPAAGHTGPWSRANSSPEPGPEMATPAWPGDPLPSPRTSGLETENAGFSLAGSSAGSPQPPSAGTAAPTAPRAGMDGAALAPPAAGPAGAHLSGGFVGGYVAPSLAELEREAATAPPADTQQGAGPSPRGAELSPAAMAELPTGDPGVMARASPQPSWAQETGLPPTLSRKGGEAAGPLATAHGETPHPSPNVPSAASPSRPVPEPSPGTAVALPAGEAAALARAVAAPQVPLSEGTVAGRGAPSGGTSPSAFAAASVAPAELGNAGQATSHLPGALGSPRPAPAREAAVAKEGTFTSVFAGSGDPASLPSISDSAPPSSVGDSLLPTPAAAAGRGDAAGSTPTAHKETATSPANTMPETRPSPAPAKASPAGRAELSPGERGAVAGARTTLYSSPGAVEATGLHAPAGDTSPAAMASPWETTAGPSAAQTEQLGSPTTSFLGSPSPSPQTVSRPAGTVNAAAFPASNSAVPRASRGPLTTPGVASSSAPSVLGSSSPSLHWEKGLTPPQQGANVGSADASHKSPATTSGPSGGWAETPAPLAGLTGLRELWLYSLASHERVKYPARCLAWLRMQHEPARWNKDWPACPCSLASGALDPRFRQSRGPAGVTVLYAASPKQHGTGVRCLYNSREELVKGWQDRAWKASGQRSPSHDPALALYAWCCGQPGSPQLCARYSPKRPEISCAGSRLPKPGPSSAEAESDSEEGRD
- the LOC142018547 gene encoding uncharacterized protein LOC142018547 isoform X2: MAEGGWLPAAAATETAGTGAAGSASALSDVAASTPGAVLSAESPVPSRPAGAAGASSPAEVETATSVPALTVSPVPVVDGETAAPPIEPEAGAAEGLPEGAAVWASATNPPDNGTGVTTPAAEAAAALAWFYSRPPEPHPTRFSPSGLEATGAGPGMFASVTTTSPGPAATPGHSASSTVSTGGSRSPAFGGTEPTSAALLSPAAAARTPPTEGPGSETDRPGHKGSRAPDSPGESRTGGTPALAGGMSPPAFVAWGEEVGSPGPAETKGEGLAPRTSTGITGSDRTAPASQGVIAPTGVSGSTANEEPPGSAVEPSSRTHPWRTDAERSPAATEAPAAGHTGPWSRANSSPEPGPEMATPAWPGDPLPSPRTSGLETENAGFSLAGSSAGSPQPPSAGTAAPTAPRAGSGDPASLPSISDSAPPSSVGDSLLPTPAAAAGRGDAAGSTPTAHKETATSPANTMPETRPSPAPAKASPAGRAELSPGERGAVAGARTTLYSSPGAVEATGLHAPAGDTSPAAMASPWETTAGPSAAQTEQLGSPTTSFLGSPSPSPQTVSRPAGTVNAAAFPASNSAVPRASRGPLTTPGVASSSAPSVLGSSSPSLHWEKGLTPPQQGANVGSADASHKSPATTSGPSGGWAETPAPLAGLTGLRELWLYSLASHERVKYPARCLAWLRMQHEPARWNKDWPACPCSLASGALDPRFRQSRGPAGVTVLYAASPKQHGTGVRCLYNSREELVKGWQDRAWKASGQRSPSHDPALALYAWCCGQPGSPQLCARYSPKRPEISCAGSRLPKPGPSSAEAESDSEEGRD
- the LOC142018547 gene encoding uncharacterized protein LOC142018547 isoform X3, which encodes MAEGGWLPAAAATETAGTGAAGSASALSDVAASTPGAVLSAESPVPSRPAGAAGASSPAEVETATSVPALTVSPVPVVDGETAAPPIEPEAGAAEGLPEGAAVWASATNPPDNGTGVTTPAAEAAAALAWFYSRPPEPHPTRFSPSGLEATGAGPGMFASVTTTSPGPAATPGHSASSTVSTGGSRSPAFGGTEPTSAALLSPAAAARTPPTEGPGSETDRPGHKGSRAPDSPGESRTGGTPALAGGMSPPAFVAWGEEVGSPGPAETKGEGLAPRTSTGITGSDRTAPASQGVIAPTGVSGSTANEEPPGSAVEPSSRTHPWRTDAERSPAATEAPAAGHTGPWSRANSSPEPGPEMATPAWPGDPLPSPRTSGLETENAGFSLAGSSAGSPQPPSAGTAAPTAPRAVGDSLLPTPAAAAGRGDAAGSTPTAHKETATSPANTMPETRPSPAPAKASPAGRAELSPGERGAVAGARTTLYSSPGAVEATGLHAPAGDTSPAAMASPWETTAGPSAAQTEQLGSPTTSFLGSPSPSPQTVSRPAGTVNAAAFPASNSAVPRASRGPLTTPGVASSSAPSVLGSSSPSLHWEKGLTPPQQGANVGSADASHKSPATTSGPSGGWAETPAPLAGLTGLRELWLYSLASHERVKYPARCLAWLRMQHEPARWNKDWPACPCSLASGALDPRFRQSRGPAGVTVLYAASPKQHGTGVRCLYNSREELVKGWQDRAWKASGQRSPSHDPALALYAWCCGQPGSPQLCARYSPKRPEISCAGSRLPKPGPSSAEAESDSEEGRD